The following are from one region of the Methanospirillum hungatei genome:
- a CDS encoding hemolysin family protein, with the protein MTTSIDIIILFLLIIVNGFFSMAEFALVSSRKIKLKQLASEGKTGAHAALGLMEDQTSFLSSIQIGITLVGICTGAYGGATFSHVLEPFIENIPFIGTYSQAISITGVILVITYFSIVIGELVPKRIGLANPEGIACTIAPVFVLITRIFAPFSYLTSGLTHLLVKIFGISDQKTPDIIEDEIHLLLEEGAESGVIDETEHNMMESVFEFGDRPIDDLMIPRPDIIAIDIDDEPSKNLDIMRNSKHTRYPVYRDTLDSIIGIISIRDLWTYSQSHQTIDLSKVIQEILVVPNQITALDLIHRFRNATSPLAIVVDEYGSVVGLITLHDLLEALVGDLSKVDNEEEIELVTRRHDGSWLVDGRTTPEELYELTGISCIEDSARGFFKTMAGFMLYQTGSIPKEGETIVWDNYSFEIVDMDGHRIDKILITPKEPEIKDSLP; encoded by the coding sequence ATGACAACAAGTATTGATATTATCATCTTATTTCTCCTTATAATCGTAAACGGTTTTTTTTCCATGGCAGAATTTGCTCTGGTCTCGTCACGTAAAATAAAACTGAAACAACTGGCATCAGAGGGAAAAACCGGAGCACACGCAGCATTGGGACTAATGGAAGATCAGACATCCTTTCTTTCATCAATCCAGATAGGAATTACTCTTGTGGGTATTTGTACCGGTGCATATGGTGGCGCAACCTTTTCGCATGTCCTTGAACCATTCATTGAGAATATCCCATTTATTGGTACCTACAGCCAGGCTATCAGTATAACTGGTGTTATATTGGTTATTACCTACTTTTCAATTGTAATAGGAGAACTCGTTCCAAAACGCATTGGTCTAGCGAACCCGGAAGGAATTGCCTGTACAATAGCTCCGGTATTTGTATTGATTACCAGGATATTTGCACCATTTTCATACCTTACATCAGGACTGACTCATCTCCTTGTCAAAATATTTGGTATTTCCGATCAAAAAACCCCTGATATCATTGAAGATGAAATTCATCTTCTCTTGGAGGAAGGAGCTGAATCAGGAGTAATTGACGAAACCGAACACAACATGATGGAAAGTGTTTTTGAATTTGGTGACCGGCCGATTGATGATCTGATGATACCAAGACCTGATATCATTGCCATTGATATTGATGATGAACCTTCAAAAAATCTCGACATAATGAGAAATTCCAAACATACCAGATATCCGGTATATAGAGACACTCTGGATTCAATCATAGGCATTATATCTATCAGGGACCTTTGGACATATTCACAATCACATCAGACCATTGACTTATCCAAGGTTATTCAAGAGATATTAGTCGTCCCGAACCAGATTACTGCTCTAGACCTTATTCACCGATTTCGAAATGCAACATCACCACTCGCAATAGTTGTTGATGAGTATGGATCTGTCGTGGGACTCATTACCCTGCATGATCTCCTGGAAGCTCTGGTCGGAGATCTTTCTAAGGTTGATAATGAAGAAGAGATTGAACTGGTAACCAGAAGACATGATGGATCATGGCTCGTCGATGGGCGAACCACTCCTGAAGAACTCTACGAACTGACAGGTATATCTTGCATTGAAGACTCAGCACGAGGTTTTTTTAAAACAATGGCGGGATTTATGCTGTACCAGACTGGCTCAATACCAAAAGAAGGAGAAACTATCGTCTGGGACAATTATTCATTTGAAATTGTTGACATGGACGGTCATAGGATCGATAAAATCCTAATTACACCAAAAGAGCCTGAAATCAAAGATTCCCTTCCCTAA
- a CDS encoding PAS domain S-box protein, which translates to MVDSNPLKHTNQISFLYVDDEEELLTIAKLFLERTGEFRVDIAKSAQEVLQSGSLQSYDAIISDYQMPGMNGIEFLKAVRDQDKDIPFILFTGKGREEVVIEAINNGADFYLQKGGDPKSQFAELSHKIKQAVRRKRAERSFQDSQKELGDIIDFLPDPTFVIDKSGTIISWNHAIEKMTGHSARKMLGKGNYEYAIPLYGHRRPILIDLINETDETLSRYYTHISRSGDAVQAEVEYVNEKGRKISLYGKACPLYSTNGEITGSIESLREITELKNYAKKLQNSEKKYRNLIEFSRDAIIIIGFDGTIYFNNTSGTLLLEEESLDDTFARKNIMEYVHPDSCEDVLKDIELFKQGNDANISQYKLITTKNHEIWVESHGRKIPFHDSHAIFVTLRDITRRKQIEEERDTFLQSLISQQKFTETLLDAIPLPVFWKDTNFRILGCNQAYCRLLGISSEQLLGKAIHEIWPDSKDAIETMLHDQELIKNEKNHSSQRKLTDWVGKTHDVIVSKNLFFDHSGKIAGIVGSIQDITDYNLLLQNLKRREELFRMIVTQSSDIFVIISPTYEITYISPNHSNLTGFLTEEATGTIERFIHPDDYREVIFHIDNLANNISSIETAEFRTLKRDGSYILLEGVGVNCIDNPAIKGILITARDITTRKRTEQELSRITRLFQKISENSPVFIALLDEEGFIVLANQAFSLPTFNYDNEKTRFRIQDFFKAEWEIECSAILEDVIQLEKPCVHECPIVGKGGDKILSAAFFPIQEEDKTYIGFIGLDITEQKILISQLNESIIQNEALEKVVETRTREISYLLELKNSLITAIAHDLRTPLTPLIALLPVLEHEDDSSKQTQIIRILEKNTIRIASIVENLLFLNKLGSINSIEDISDVNVHGLIENLLNVHSIAAEKKKITIITKIPTNIVIKTSLPHLTSVLDNVISNAVKYSKQDGKIWVLVCERAEKVRIQVLDNGIGLTNHELSHVFEPFFKADPSRHDRSSSGLGLSVSKQLLQAIGGRITICSEGLDKGTHVTIWMKKSIELPK; encoded by the coding sequence ATGGTTGATTCGAACCCATTAAAGCATACAAATCAGATCTCATTTTTGTATGTTGATGATGAAGAGGAACTCCTTACTATAGCAAAACTCTTCTTGGAGCGAACCGGCGAATTTAGAGTTGATATTGCCAAATCAGCACAAGAAGTTTTGCAATCTGGATCTTTACAATCATATGATGCAATCATTTCTGATTACCAAATGCCAGGGATGAATGGCATCGAATTTCTCAAGGCAGTCAGAGATCAGGATAAAGACATCCCATTCATACTTTTTACTGGAAAAGGTCGTGAAGAGGTCGTCATCGAAGCAATTAATAACGGGGCAGATTTCTACCTCCAAAAAGGGGGTGATCCTAAATCCCAGTTTGCTGAACTTTCCCACAAAATAAAGCAGGCAGTCAGAAGAAAACGGGCTGAGAGATCATTTCAGGACTCTCAGAAAGAACTTGGTGACATCATAGATTTTCTGCCTGATCCAACCTTTGTTATTGATAAATCGGGTACCATCATCTCCTGGAATCATGCTATTGAAAAGATGACCGGACATTCTGCACGGAAAATGCTTGGAAAGGGGAATTATGAATATGCAATTCCTCTTTATGGTCATCGACGCCCAATACTCATTGATCTCATCAATGAAACTGATGAAACATTATCCCGGTATTATACCCATATATCACGATCAGGAGATGCTGTCCAGGCGGAAGTGGAGTATGTGAATGAAAAAGGCAGGAAAATTAGTTTGTACGGAAAAGCCTGCCCCCTTTACTCAACCAATGGAGAAATAACCGGATCAATAGAATCTTTACGTGAGATAACAGAACTGAAAAATTATGCTAAAAAATTGCAGAACAGTGAAAAAAAATACAGAAACCTTATAGAATTCTCACGTGACGCAATTATTATCATTGGGTTTGACGGTACTATCTATTTTAATAACACCTCTGGAACACTGTTACTAGAAGAGGAATCTTTAGATGACACCTTTGCCAGGAAAAATATAATGGAATATGTCCATCCTGACTCTTGTGAAGATGTACTAAAGGATATTGAACTGTTTAAACAGGGAAATGACGCAAATATTTCTCAGTATAAATTAATCACCACAAAAAACCATGAGATCTGGGTTGAGAGCCATGGTAGAAAAATTCCATTCCATGATTCACATGCCATATTCGTAACATTGCGGGACATTACCCGAAGAAAACAAATTGAAGAAGAGAGAGATACTTTTCTTCAATCATTAATATCCCAACAAAAATTTACAGAAACTCTTCTCGACGCGATTCCTCTCCCAGTTTTCTGGAAAGATACAAATTTCAGGATTTTAGGATGTAACCAGGCTTATTGCAGACTCCTTGGTATATCAAGTGAACAATTGTTAGGAAAAGCCATCCATGAGATATGGCCGGATAGTAAAGATGCCATTGAGACGATGCTCCACGACCAGGAATTAATAAAAAATGAGAAGAATCATTCTTCCCAGAGAAAACTTACTGATTGGGTTGGAAAAACTCACGACGTTATTGTATCAAAAAACCTCTTTTTTGACCATTCTGGAAAAATTGCAGGAATTGTTGGATCAATCCAGGATATCACTGATTATAATTTATTACTCCAGAACCTGAAAAGGCGGGAGGAATTGTTCCGGATGATTGTAACTCAGTCTTCTGACATCTTTGTAATCATCTCACCCACCTATGAAATAACGTATATCAGCCCGAATCATTCCAATCTGACTGGTTTTCTGACTGAAGAAGCAACCGGAACAATAGAACGCTTTATTCACCCTGATGACTACAGAGAAGTTATTTTTCATATTGATAACCTTGCAAACAATATATCATCCATTGAAACAGCTGAATTTCGAACATTAAAACGTGATGGATCATACATTCTTCTGGAAGGGGTAGGAGTAAATTGTATAGATAATCCCGCAATAAAAGGAATTCTGATCACTGCACGGGATATTACGACGAGAAAAAGAACAGAACAGGAATTATCTCGAATCACAAGATTGTTTCAAAAAATTTCGGAAAATTCACCTGTTTTTATCGCACTTTTAGATGAAGAGGGATTTATTGTTCTTGCAAACCAGGCATTTTCACTACCCACCTTCAATTATGATAACGAAAAAACAAGATTTCGTATTCAGGACTTTTTTAAAGCAGAATGGGAGATAGAATGTTCTGCAATTCTCGAAGATGTTATTCAACTGGAAAAACCATGTGTTCATGAGTGCCCGATTGTTGGTAAAGGCGGAGACAAAATACTGTCGGCTGCGTTTTTCCCAATCCAGGAGGAGGATAAAACCTATATTGGATTCATCGGGCTGGATATTACCGAGCAAAAGATATTAATTAGCCAGTTGAATGAGAGCATTATTCAGAATGAGGCTCTTGAAAAAGTAGTTGAAACACGGACTCGTGAAATTTCTTATTTATTAGAACTGAAAAATTCTTTAATAACCGCCATCGCTCATGATCTCAGAACTCCCCTCACCCCACTTATCGCTCTTCTCCCGGTACTGGAACATGAAGATGATAGTTCCAAACAGACGCAGATTATCAGAATTCTAGAGAAAAATACTATAAGAATTGCATCTATTGTAGAAAACCTCCTTTTTTTAAATAAACTCGGATCAATAAACTCGATTGAAGATATCTCTGACGTGAATGTTCATGGATTAATTGAGAATTTACTCAATGTTCATTCAATTGCAGCAGAAAAGAAAAAGATTACGATTATCACAAAAATTCCAACGAACATTGTTATCAAGACCTCTCTACCCCATCTCACTTCAGTATTAGATAACGTCATCTCAAATGCAGTTAAATATTCAAAACAAGATGGAAAGATATGGGTTTTGGTATGTGAAAGAGCAGAAAAAGTTCGGATTCAAGTGTTGGATAACGGTATCGGACTTACCAACCATGAATTATCACATGTTTTCGAACCGTTCTTTAAAGCTGATCCTTCGAGACATGACCGATCCTCATCGGGTCTGGGATTATCTGTTTCGAAACAATTATTACAGGCAATCGGAGGGAGAATTACCATATGCAGTGAGGGCTTGGATAAAGGAACGCATGTGACAATATGGATGAAAAAATCCATTGAATTACCTAAATGA
- the modD gene encoding ModD protein: MIYFTDNDIDRLIEDDLPAGDMTTFLLDLAGKKGSISLIARNEMIACCTEEAVRLYKKVGLEIGFFVPSGTRMQPGEKLIEAHGDAAAIHIIWRTGSAMIEFASGIAGRTHQLLTAARKENPSISVAGTRKHPPFVKKMALKALMAGGGVPHRTGLSDTILIFREHLLFTGGYEQLPDVIRSVKEKMKERKIVVEAHSMEEALIAANSGADVIQMDKSQQEIFSDCAGKCRAINPNICMIAAGAINDTNAAIYAKAGADVLVTSWMYFAPPADIKAEIVPVM; this comes from the coding sequence ATGATTTATTTCACCGATAATGATATCGATCGATTGATAGAAGATGATCTTCCGGCAGGTGATATGACTACATTCCTGTTAGATCTCGCTGGAAAGAAGGGTTCAATCTCATTGATTGCCAGAAATGAGATGATCGCCTGTTGTACTGAGGAAGCAGTTCGTCTATATAAAAAAGTCGGGCTTGAAATTGGATTTTTTGTTCCTTCTGGGACCAGAATGCAACCTGGTGAAAAACTGATCGAGGCACATGGAGATGCAGCCGCCATCCACATTATCTGGCGGACTGGGAGTGCGATGATCGAATTTGCGTCAGGTATTGCAGGCAGGACACATCAACTCCTGACTGCTGCAAGAAAAGAAAACCCATCAATATCAGTAGCAGGCACACGAAAACACCCGCCTTTTGTTAAAAAAATGGCATTGAAAGCGTTGATGGCTGGTGGAGGAGTACCACACCGAACCGGGCTATCTGACACCATACTCATTTTCCGAGAACACCTGTTATTTACCGGAGGGTATGAACAACTACCTGATGTGATCCGTTCAGTCAAGGAAAAGATGAAAGAGCGAAAGATAGTTGTAGAAGCCCATAGTATGGAAGAAGCATTGATTGCTGCCAATTCCGGAGCTGATGTTATTCAGATGGATAAAAGTCAGCAGGAAATTTTTTCCGATTGTGCTGGAAAGTGTCGTGCTATAAACCCAAATATCTGTATGATTGCTGCCGGGGCGATTAATGACACCAATGCAGCGATATACGCAAAAGCCGGTGCTGATGTGCTGGTTACCTCATGGATGTATTTTGCTCCACCGGCAGATATCAAGGCAGAAATCGTACCAGTAATGTAA
- a CDS encoding EFR1 family ferrodoxin (N-terminal region resembles flavodoxins. C-terminal ferrodoxin region binds two 4Fe-4S clusters.) — protein MEAKSVKLVYFSPTGTTKKVLLSIANGITSDRVECIDITRPETRKTPMKTSEDELLIVGVPVYMGRVPALIIDWLNAIQAHHTPTVCVVVYGNRVYEDALLELKKIIQQCGGIPIAGGAYIGEHSFSTDATPTAAGRPDIDDIRHAEEFGRKVKEKLQSVTSISELSEIEIPGMYPYRGDSTLWTVDFISVSDKCTQCGICAELCPTGAIDPQNSSKIQVEKCITCCACIKNCPEHARTMKPGLVQDASIRLHTLYSEPKKPEYYV, from the coding sequence ATGGAAGCGAAATCAGTAAAATTGGTATATTTCTCTCCAACTGGAACAACAAAAAAAGTACTTTTGAGTATTGCGAATGGTATCACTTCAGATCGTGTTGAATGTATTGATATCACCAGACCTGAAACAAGAAAAACACCAATGAAGACGTCTGAAGACGAGTTGCTTATTGTTGGAGTTCCTGTGTACATGGGGAGAGTCCCAGCACTTATCATTGATTGGTTGAATGCAATCCAGGCTCATCACACCCCGACGGTCTGTGTTGTCGTGTATGGCAACCGGGTGTATGAGGATGCGTTGCTTGAACTTAAAAAAATAATTCAGCAATGTGGGGGTATTCCTATCGCAGGTGGTGCATATATCGGGGAGCACTCATTCTCAACAGATGCAACACCAACCGCAGCAGGTCGTCCGGATATAGATGATATTCGTCATGCAGAAGAATTCGGCCGAAAAGTCAAAGAAAAACTGCAATCTGTCACGTCGATATCTGAATTATCTGAAATAGAGATTCCAGGCATGTACCCATATCGGGGTGATTCGACATTATGGACCGTTGATTTCATTTCTGTGAGTGATAAGTGTACACAATGTGGTATATGTGCAGAACTCTGCCCGACCGGTGCAATTGATCCACAAAACAGTTCAAAAATTCAGGTAGAAAAATGTATTACCTGTTGTGCATGTATCAAAAACTGTCCGGAACATGCCAGAACAATGAAACCCGGTCTTGTCCAGGATGCTTCAATACGGCTTCATACTCTCTATAGTGAACCAAAAAAGCCGGAATATTATGTATAA
- the nudC gene encoding NAD(+) diphosphatase: MIASRPFYGISPLFPVYPKPEDISPAQKYWILIQGTQVLFRYQLESKIIILQNSLPTDLVCNDPVYVGIKGDCMYHVCEVPVSARLPEGFESSSVRELYEKAQESDMAIASYAVRILEFHRLHAFCGRCGTKTLPLTTERAQTCPVCNTTVYPRISPAIIVLIKKGEEILLARSPRSPSGFYSVIAGFNEPGENLEQTVHREVKEEVGISVQNLRYFWSEPWPFPDSLMVGFVADYGGGEIQVDNQEIEDAGWFTRENLPPYPSKASISRELIEAWISREI; the protein is encoded by the coding sequence ATGATAGCTTCCCGTCCATTCTATGGAATCTCCCCCCTCTTTCCTGTATATCCGAAACCTGAGGATATTTCCCCTGCACAGAAGTACTGGATTCTGATCCAGGGCACACAGGTACTCTTTCGTTATCAATTAGAATCCAAAATCATCATTTTGCAGAATTCACTCCCCACTGATCTGGTATGTAATGATCCTGTCTATGTTGGTATAAAGGGGGATTGTATGTATCATGTATGTGAGGTTCCTGTTTCTGCAAGGTTACCGGAGGGATTTGAATCATCATCTGTCAGGGAACTCTATGAAAAGGCACAAGAAAGTGATATGGCGATTGCGTCGTATGCAGTTAGAATCCTAGAATTCCATCGGTTACATGCATTCTGTGGCAGATGTGGAACAAAAACCCTTCCACTCACAACTGAGCGGGCACAGACCTGTCCGGTTTGCAATACTACCGTTTATCCCCGGATCTCCCCTGCTATCATTGTACTGATCAAAAAAGGAGAGGAAATTCTGCTTGCCCGTTCACCTCGCTCTCCATCCGGATTTTATTCGGTCATTGCCGGATTTAATGAGCCAGGAGAGAATCTCGAACAGACGGTTCACCGTGAAGTAAAAGAAGAGGTGGGCATCTCTGTCCAAAATCTCCGGTACTTCTGGAGTGAGCCCTGGCCGTTCCCTGATTCACTTATGGTTGGTTTTGTTGCAGATTATGGCGGAGGAGAAATTCAGGTTGATAACCAGGAGATTGAAGATGCCGGTTGGTTTACCCGAGAAAATCTGCCGCCTTATCCCTCAAAAGCGAGCATATCACGGGAGCTTATAGAAGCGTGGATCAGTCGTGAGATCTAA
- a CDS encoding TetR/AcrR family transcriptional regulator — protein MGISERRQREKEQRRTEILDAAERLFFSRSYEQVSMDEIAREVELNKATIYLYFKNKEALYASIVLRGVEILKEKYSECMNKQVSGIVKVILMGQAYYTFSQEYPDYLRMIHFYGSERFSKENPCTADIGKGYGACRMILRDAIQEGIDDGTIRGDIDPFLTSMYLMISFMNILSMEQKWKQVIVGEGFSFEQFCQDFFRFILPSIASGESAHIMNLKDFEQFGFNLPGIM, from the coding sequence ATGGGAATATCTGAAAGAAGACAAAGAGAAAAGGAACAAAGAAGGACTGAAATACTTGATGCAGCTGAACGTCTGTTTTTTTCCCGGAGCTATGAACAAGTCTCCATGGATGAGATTGCTCGTGAAGTTGAACTCAACAAAGCCACCATCTATCTTTATTTTAAAAACAAGGAGGCACTCTACGCTTCCATAGTCCTTCGTGGTGTTGAGATCCTGAAAGAAAAATATTCTGAATGCATGAATAAACAGGTTTCGGGTATCGTTAAAGTAATACTGATGGGCCAGGCATATTACACATTTTCACAGGAATACCCGGATTATCTTCGAATGATTCATTTTTATGGCTCGGAGCGTTTTTCAAAAGAGAATCCATGTACAGCAGATATAGGAAAAGGGTATGGTGCATGTCGTATGATTCTTCGGGATGCTATTCAGGAAGGAATCGATGATGGGACCATCCGTGGAGATATCGATCCATTCCTGACATCAATGTACCTCATGATCTCCTTCATGAACATTCTTTCAATGGAACAAAAATGGAAACAGGTAATAGTTGGAGAGGGATTCAGTTTTGAGCAGTTTTGCCAAGATTTTTTTCGATTTATCCTGCCGTCCATTGCTTCCGGTGAAAGTGCCCACATAATGAATCTTAAAGACTTTGAACAATTTGGTTTCAATCTACCTGGGATAATGTAA
- a CDS encoding ABC transporter permease: MDIIYTIWLRSMIRYVRSKSRIIGSISMPLFFLLFLGFGLNSVVRIPGFGENYIQFLIPGMVAMSVLFTSVFSGIQIIWDKQFGFLKETLVAPVTRMEIMLGQTFGGATTALIQGIIIMVISLFVGLHVESVTGFLIALGFMVLIGISFTAFGIAIASRMEDMTGFQLIMNFVIFPIFGLSGALFPISSLPEWLAPITMIDPLTYGVEGIRYGLTGTSQISPVISFMVIGGFACVMTIIGAFLFRKIKI; this comes from the coding sequence ATGGATATTATCTATACCATCTGGCTCCGGAGTATGATTCGCTATGTCAGATCAAAAAGTAGGATCATCGGTAGCATCAGCATGCCCCTGTTCTTCCTGCTCTTTCTCGGATTTGGCTTAAATTCAGTAGTCAGAATACCCGGTTTTGGGGAGAATTATATTCAGTTCCTTATCCCGGGCATGGTTGCCATGAGTGTACTCTTTACCTCAGTCTTTTCAGGGATTCAGATAATATGGGATAAACAGTTCGGGTTTTTAAAAGAAACCCTGGTCGCTCCGGTAACTAGAATGGAGATCATGCTTGGACAGACGTTCGGAGGAGCAACAACAGCACTCATTCAGGGGATTATTATTATGGTAATCTCACTCTTTGTGGGACTTCACGTAGAGAGTGTGACCGGATTTTTGATTGCTCTCGGATTCATGGTGTTGATCGGTATCTCGTTTACAGCATTCGGCATTGCAATTGCTTCCAGAATGGAAGATATGACCGGATTTCAACTGATCATGAATTTCGTCATATTCCCAATATTCGGCCTATCAGGAGCATTATTTCCGATTAGTTCGCTTCCCGAATGGCTTGCACCGATAACAATGATCGATCCCCTGACTTATGGTGTGGAAGGAATCAGGTATGGTCTGACCGGAACGAGCCAGATTAGTCCGGTGATAAGTTTCATGGTAATTGGTGGATTTGCCTGTGTCATGACCATAATTGGTGCATTCCTATTCAGGAAAATAAAAATATAA
- a CDS encoding ATP-binding cassette domain-containing protein, with product MTPAIQVQDLTKKFNDLVAVNHISFEIEQGEIFGLLGPNGAGKTTTLSMLSTMQKPTQGTAIVQGKDVEKNEDDVRKAIGIVFQDQSLDEELTAMENMDFHGRLYRIPPDVRAQRTDELLRLVELYDRKHDIVKTFSGGMRRRLEIARGLLHHPSVLFLDEPTLGLDPQTRNHLWQYIASLSKEKHITIILTTHYMEEADRLCDRIAIIDHGTIIALDTPQNLKNGIGGDIITITTSDPATVVQILTKPWIHRIEQHHDKIRINLENAEQHISEIISLLNQHSIPIHSVSIHKPTLEDVFLSFTGKTIREQEIDGKEMMRMHRKMMRH from the coding sequence ATGACACCTGCAATTCAGGTACAAGATCTGACAAAAAAGTTCAATGATCTTGTTGCAGTAAACCACATATCCTTCGAGATTGAGCAAGGTGAGATATTTGGTCTTCTCGGTCCAAATGGAGCCGGTAAAACCACAACGCTCTCCATGTTATCAACCATGCAAAAACCGACACAGGGAACCGCAATAGTTCAGGGTAAAGATGTCGAAAAAAACGAAGATGATGTCAGGAAGGCAATCGGTATAGTCTTTCAGGATCAAAGCCTGGATGAAGAACTCACGGCTATGGAAAACATGGATTTTCATGGCAGATTATACCGTATTCCACCAGATGTTCGAGCACAACGGACAGATGAACTTCTCCGCCTGGTCGAACTGTATGACCGGAAACATGACATCGTAAAGACTTTTTCCGGTGGAATGAGACGAAGGCTGGAGATTGCCCGTGGACTTCTTCATCACCCTTCGGTCCTGTTCCTTGATGAACCAACCCTGGGCCTTGATCCCCAGACACGAAATCATCTCTGGCAGTATATTGCATCATTGAGCAAAGAGAAGCATATCACGATTATTCTTACTACCCATTACATGGAAGAGGCTGACCGGCTTTGCGATCGGATAGCGATCATCGATCATGGAACCATAATTGCGCTTGATACGCCTCAAAACCTCAAAAACGGAATCGGTGGTGATATTATTACCATTACAACATCGGATCCTGCTACCGTTGTGCAGATACTCACCAAACCATGGATACACCGGATCGAGCAGCATCATGATAAGATACGGATAAACCTGGAGAATGCAGAGCAGCATATCAGTGAAATTATCAGTCTCCTCAATCAGCACAGTATCCCGATTCATTCAGTCTCGATTCATAAACCAACACTTGAGGATGTGTTCCTTTCATTTACGGGCAAAACAATCCGGGAGCAGGAGATAGACGGAAAAGAAATGATGCGGATGCACCGCAAAATGATGAGGCATTAA
- a CDS encoding PadR family transcriptional regulator, with translation MQDNREDMRSFMRRFHRIRHFRGYGGLKVLVLYILREGPKNGAELMDAIDVMSHGHWKPSPGSMYPLLSKAVEENFIIKREDRRYELTKAGIEEINMFKTGTFGKAETVEDILTEIDSNLSYLEDLTKEKLTPHIPILEEIREKVIRLHETLHSSGPET, from the coding sequence ATGCAAGACAATCGAGAAGACATGAGATCATTCATGAGACGGTTCCACCGGATTCGACATTTCAGGGGATATGGGGGCCTGAAAGTGCTTGTCCTCTATATACTCAGAGAAGGGCCAAAGAATGGAGCTGAACTTATGGATGCTATTGATGTGATGAGCCATGGACACTGGAAACCATCCCCTGGATCCATGTATCCACTACTTAGCAAAGCTGTCGAAGAAAATTTTATCATAAAAAGAGAAGACCGCAGATACGAACTGACCAAGGCAGGTATAGAGGAGATAAATATGTTTAAAACCGGAACGTTTGGTAAAGCAGAAACAGTTGAAGATATCCTAACTGAAATAGACAGCAATCTTTCATATCTTGAAGATTTGACAAAAGAAAAACTGACACCCCATATTCCTATCCTTGAAGAGATCAGGGAGAAAGTAATCCGGCTCCATGAAACACTTCATTCCTCCGGACCAGAGACATAA